One window from the genome of Streptomyces sp. NBC_00287 encodes:
- a CDS encoding winged helix-turn-helix transcriptional regulator, producing MTVSTDALVTEKEWRPDGETMCPYRLVLEHVTSRWGVLVLIQLLECPHRFSELRRAISGVRPVSEKMLTQTLQTLERDGMVHRDAKPVIPPRVDYSLTDLGREAAEQVRGLAEWTAKRMGQVSEARERYDAEKARA from the coding sequence ATGACGGTAAGTACGGATGCCTTGGTGACAGAGAAGGAATGGCGGCCCGACGGCGAGACGATGTGCCCCTACCGCCTGGTGCTGGAGCATGTGACGAGCCGCTGGGGCGTTCTCGTCCTGATCCAGCTCCTGGAGTGCCCCCACCGCTTCAGCGAGCTGCGTCGCGCGATCAGCGGCGTCCGCCCGGTCAGCGAGAAGATGCTGACCCAGACCCTCCAGACCCTGGAGCGCGACGGCATGGTCCACCGTGATGCCAAGCCGGTGATCCCCCCGCGCGTCGACTACTCCCTGACCGACCTCGGCCGCGAGGCGGCGGAGCAGGTGCGGGGGCTCGCCGAGTGGACGGCGAAGCGGATGGGGCAGGTCAGCGAGGCTCGGGAGCGGTACGACGCGGAAAAGGCCCGGGCCTGA
- a CDS encoding 2-oxoacid:ferredoxin oxidoreductase subunit beta — MAETSREGTGTIEALSLVPKAEARQSMKDFKSDQEVRWCPGCGDYAILAAVQGFMPELGLARENIVFVSGIGCSSRFPYYMNTYGMHSIHGRAPAIATGLAASRRDLSVWVVTGDGDALSIGGNHLIHALRRNVNLKILLFNNRIYGLTKGQYSPTSEVGKITKSTPMGSLDAPFNPVSLAIGAEASFVARAVDSDRKHLTEVLRQAAAHPGTALVEIYQNCNIFNDGAFDVLKDKQQAQEAVIRLEHGEPIRFGTDGARGVVRDRATGDLKVVTVTPENEAEVLVHDAHSASPTTAFALSRLADPDTLHHTPIGVFRSVERPVYDTQMADQLDTAIEQNGKGDLAALLAGGDTWTVVG; from the coding sequence ATGGCTGAGACGTCCAGGGAAGGCACGGGCACGATCGAGGCACTTTCGCTCGTTCCCAAGGCCGAGGCCAGGCAATCCATGAAGGACTTCAAGTCCGATCAGGAGGTGCGCTGGTGCCCGGGGTGCGGTGACTACGCGATCCTGGCCGCGGTGCAGGGCTTCATGCCCGAACTCGGCCTGGCGCGGGAGAACATCGTCTTCGTCTCCGGTATCGGCTGCTCGTCCCGCTTCCCGTACTACATGAACACGTACGGGATGCACTCCATCCACGGCCGCGCGCCCGCGATTGCGACCGGCCTGGCAGCATCCCGCCGCGACCTGTCCGTGTGGGTGGTGACCGGCGACGGCGACGCGCTCTCCATCGGCGGCAACCACCTGATCCACGCCCTGCGCCGCAATGTGAACCTCAAGATCCTGCTGTTCAACAACCGGATCTACGGCCTGACCAAGGGCCAGTACAGCCCGACGAGCGAGGTCGGGAAGATCACGAAGTCGACGCCGATGGGCTCGCTGGACGCGCCCTTCAACCCGGTGTCGCTGGCGATCGGCGCGGAGGCGTCCTTCGTCGCACGGGCTGTCGACTCCGACCGCAAGCACCTCACCGAGGTACTGCGCCAGGCGGCCGCCCACCCCGGCACCGCGCTGGTGGAGATCTACCAGAACTGCAACATCTTCAACGACGGCGCCTTCGACGTCCTGAAGGACAAGCAGCAGGCCCAGGAGGCGGTCATCCGCCTGGAACACGGCGAGCCGATCCGCTTCGGCACCGACGGTGCGCGGGGCGTGGTCCGGGACCGGGCGACGGGTGATCTGAAGGTCGTGACGGTGACGCCGGAGAACGAAGCCGAGGTCCTGGTGCACGACGCCCACAGCGCATCGCCGACCACGGCCTTCGCCCTCTCCCGCCTCGCCGACCCGGACACGCTCCACCACACCCCGATCGGCGTCTTCCGCAGCGTCGAACGGCCCGTCTACGACACGCAGATGGCCGACCAACTGGACACGGCCATCGAGCAGAACGGCAAGGGCGACCTGGCCGCGCTGCTGGCAGGCGGCGACACCTGGACGGTCGTCGGCTGA
- a CDS encoding 2-oxoacid:acceptor oxidoreductase subunit alpha produces the protein MTSQVSSPAEQADEAVLGEQRKPATAKDVRRLDRVIIRFAGDSGDGMQLTGDRFTSETASFGNDLSTLPNFPAEIRAPAGTLPGVSSFQLHFADHDILTPGDAPNVLVAMNPAALKANVQDLPRGAEIIVNTDEFTKRAMQKVGYDSSPLEDGSLDGYHLHPVPLTTLTVEALKEFDLSRKEAERSKNMFALGLLSWMYHRPTEGTEKFLKSKFAKKPQIAAANIAAFRAGWNFGETTEDFAVSYEVAPAAKAFPVGTYRNISGNLALSYGLVAASRQADLPLFLGSYPITPASDILHELSKHKNFGVRTFQAEDEIAGIGAALGAAFGGSLAVTTTSGPGVALKSETIGLAVSLELPLLVVDIQRGGPSTGLPTKTEQADLLQAMFGRNGEAPVPIVAPCTPADCFDAALEAARIALTYRTPVFLLSDGYLANGSEPWRIPELDELPDLQVQFAQGPNHTLEDGSEVFWPYKRDPQTLARPWAVPGTPGLEHRIGGIEKEDGTGNISYAPANHDFMVRTRQAKTDGIDVPELEVDDPHDAKTLVLGWGSTYGPITAAVRRLRTAGLEIAQAHLRHLNPFPKNLGDVLGRYDRVVVPEMNLGQLATLIRAKYLVDAHSYNQVNGMPFKAEQLATALKEAIDG, from the coding sequence GTGACCAGCCAGGTCAGTAGCCCAGCGGAGCAGGCCGACGAAGCAGTACTGGGAGAGCAGCGCAAACCGGCGACGGCGAAGGACGTCCGCCGGCTGGACCGGGTGATCATTCGGTTCGCGGGGGACTCGGGTGACGGTATGCAGCTCACCGGTGACCGCTTCACCTCGGAAACGGCGTCCTTCGGCAACGACCTGTCGACGCTGCCGAACTTCCCTGCCGAAATTCGCGCTCCCGCCGGCACTCTGCCCGGCGTCTCCTCCTTCCAGCTGCACTTCGCCGACCATGACATCCTCACGCCGGGCGACGCGCCGAATGTGCTGGTCGCGATGAATCCGGCGGCGCTGAAGGCGAACGTGCAGGATCTGCCGCGCGGCGCGGAGATCATCGTGAACACGGACGAGTTCACCAAACGGGCCATGCAGAAGGTGGGCTACGACAGCTCTCCCCTGGAGGACGGCTCGCTGGACGGCTACCACCTGCATCCGGTGCCGCTGACGACGCTGACGGTGGAAGCCCTCAAGGAATTCGACCTCAGCCGCAAAGAGGCCGAGCGCAGCAAGAACATGTTCGCGCTCGGCCTCTTGTCGTGGATGTACCACCGGCCCACCGAGGGCACGGAGAAGTTCCTGAAGTCGAAGTTCGCGAAGAAGCCGCAGATCGCAGCGGCGAACATCGCGGCGTTCCGGGCGGGTTGGAACTTCGGTGAGACCACCGAGGATTTCGCGGTCTCCTACGAGGTCGCCCCGGCCGCCAAGGCCTTCCCCGTCGGCACCTACCGGAACATCTCCGGGAACCTGGCCCTGTCGTACGGCCTGGTCGCGGCCTCCCGGCAGGCGGATCTGCCGCTGTTCCTGGGCTCGTACCCGATCACTCCGGCCTCCGACATCCTGCATGAGCTCAGCAAGCACAAGAACTTCGGTGTGCGGACCTTCCAGGCGGAGGACGAGATCGCGGGGATCGGGGCGGCGCTGGGGGCGGCGTTCGGCGGTTCGCTCGCGGTGACCACGACCTCCGGGCCCGGGGTGGCGCTGAAGAGCGAGACCATCGGGCTTGCCGTCTCGCTGGAGCTGCCGCTGCTGGTGGTGGACATCCAGCGCGGTGGTCCGTCGACCGGTCTGCCGACCAAGACCGAGCAGGCGGATCTGTTGCAGGCGATGTTCGGCCGCAACGGCGAGGCGCCGGTACCGATCGTCGCCCCCTGCACGCCGGCCGACTGTTTCGACGCGGCGCTGGAGGCGGCCCGGATCGCGCTGACGTACCGGACTCCGGTGTTCCTGCTCTCCGACGGCTATCTGGCCAACGGCAGCGAGCCGTGGCGGATTCCGGAGCTGGACGAACTCCCGGATCTGCAGGTGCAGTTCGCCCAGGGTCCGAACCACACCCTGGAGGACGGCTCGGAAGTCTTCTGGCCGTACAAGAGGGACCCGCAGACCCTCGCCCGCCCCTGGGCCGTGCCCGGCACCCCGGGTCTTGAGCACCGCATCGGCGGGATCGAGAAGGAAGACGGCACGGGCAATATCTCCTACGCCCCCGCCAACCATGACTTCATGGTCCGCACCCGGCAGGCGAAGACCGACGGCATCGACGTACCGGAACTGGAAGTCGACGATCCGCACGATGCCAAGACCCTGGTCCTGGGCTGGGGTTCGACGTACGGCCCGATCACCGCGGCTGTGCGTCGGCTGCGCACCGCCGGACTTGAGATCGCGCAGGCGCATCTGCGGCACCTCAACCCCTTCCCGAAGAACCTCGGTGACGTCCTGGGGCGGTACGACCGCGTCGTCGTCCCCGAGATGAACCTCGGTCAGCTCGCCACGCTGATCCGGGCGAAGTACCTGGTGGACGCCCACTCGTACAACCAGGTCAACGGCATGCCGTTCAAGGCCGAACAGCTCGCAACGGCTCTCAAGGAGGCCATCGATGGCTGA